From Microbacterium sp. LWH11-1.2, one genomic window encodes:
- a CDS encoding acyl-CoA dehydrogenase family protein, with amino-acid sequence MSVIAETTNRSRWTGTADAAERAHWRGVAERVADELASDALQRDRANQDPTVELDLLRDAGLVTLLEPAEFGGGGAHWETAFLVIRILSRADASVAQVLAYHYINSSNIGFAADPSVQEAWHRKTIAGRWVWGDSVNPTDPDLELTADGDGFRLNGLKRFSTGASAGDVVLAAALVRGGDRDGQVLFVVLDHDREGIRYLGDWDALGQRLSASGSVRFDDVRVSADDVLGELGDEPFSTLITPGIQLAFGNLYLGIAEGALARGLDLVRARPRAWFLSQADSYRDDPFVQRVVGEFASRIAAVEALTDRAGRLFDEVVDEGDAVTAERRGELAIEIAKVKVVSTEVGIEVANRIFEITGSSSARADVGLDLFWRNVRTHSLHDPVDYKKLEVGAWTLNGELQPISLYT; translated from the coding sequence ATGAGCGTCATCGCAGAGACCACGAATCGCAGCCGCTGGACGGGTACCGCGGATGCCGCGGAGCGAGCCCACTGGCGTGGAGTCGCAGAGCGTGTCGCCGACGAGCTCGCGAGCGACGCCCTGCAGCGCGACCGCGCGAATCAGGACCCCACGGTCGAACTCGACCTGCTCCGCGATGCGGGGCTGGTGACGCTGCTCGAACCGGCCGAGTTCGGCGGAGGCGGCGCGCACTGGGAGACGGCATTCCTCGTCATCCGCATCCTGTCGCGTGCCGACGCATCGGTGGCCCAGGTCCTCGCCTACCACTACATCAACTCGAGCAACATCGGCTTCGCGGCCGACCCGTCGGTGCAAGAGGCCTGGCATCGCAAGACCATCGCGGGCCGGTGGGTGTGGGGCGACTCCGTGAACCCGACCGACCCGGACCTCGAGCTGACGGCGGACGGCGACGGCTTCCGACTCAACGGCCTGAAGCGCTTCTCGACCGGCGCATCGGCCGGCGACGTGGTGCTGGCCGCGGCGCTCGTCCGCGGTGGAGACCGCGACGGACAGGTGCTGTTCGTCGTGCTCGATCACGATCGCGAGGGAATCCGCTATCTCGGCGACTGGGATGCGCTCGGACAGCGCCTGTCCGCCAGCGGGTCCGTGCGCTTCGACGACGTCCGCGTCTCGGCAGACGATGTGCTCGGCGAGCTCGGCGACGAGCCGTTCTCGACGCTGATCACGCCCGGCATCCAGCTCGCCTTCGGAAATCTGTATCTCGGGATCGCCGAGGGGGCCCTCGCGCGAGGACTCGACCTGGTGCGTGCGCGCCCCCGCGCCTGGTTCCTCAGCCAGGCCGACTCCTACCGGGACGACCCGTTCGTGCAGCGCGTCGTCGGCGAGTTCGCCTCGCGCATCGCCGCGGTCGAGGCTCTGACGGACCGCGCCGGGCGCCTTTTCGACGAGGTCGTGGATGAAGGGGACGCCGTCACGGCAGAGCGCCGCGGGGAGCTGGCGATCGAGATCGCCAAGGTGAAGGTGGTGTCGACCGAGGTCGGCATCGAGGTCGCGAACCGGATCTTCGAGATCACGGGTTCGAGCTCGGCGCGCGCCGATGTCGGGCTGGATCTCTTCTGGAGGAACGTCCGCACGCACTCGCTGCACGATCCGGTCGACTACAAGAAGCTCGAGGTCGGCGCCTGGACGCTGAACGGCGAGCTCCAGCCGATCTCCCTGTACACCTGA
- a CDS encoding acyl-CoA dehydrogenase family protein: MSEQTQRLAVAREHLRPVFAEIAAGTVVREQGHELPFTEVEALRDAGFGRLRLPIDDGGFGLDWPSFAELLIELAAADSNLPQIFRGHIAYVEHVLAAAPSDRRSRWLDRISDGELVGNAWSENGAAAVGTNATRVSRRADGTWRVDGRKFYTTGSIFADWVDATVDLDGETVTALIRRHQDGVEISDDWDGFGQPLTGTGTAVFTDASVDEDDVEPFTSRFPYQTAVYQLTLLAVLAGIAAAIERDTVAQVRARTRTYSHGSANRVADDPQVLQIVGELTATSATARALVLDVARAVQHAADVLGTSETEDAVAAAELGSSRAQIVLTDLVPRAASRLFDTLGASAVRSGTALDRHWRNARTVASHNPWIFKARQLGDHAVNGRTPDFVWAVGESKAAVESALPG, encoded by the coding sequence ATGAGCGAGCAGACGCAGCGGCTCGCCGTCGCTCGAGAGCACCTGCGGCCCGTGTTCGCCGAGATCGCGGCGGGCACGGTCGTGCGCGAGCAGGGCCATGAGCTTCCTTTCACCGAAGTCGAGGCACTGCGCGACGCCGGCTTCGGGAGGCTTCGGCTGCCGATCGACGACGGCGGCTTCGGGCTCGACTGGCCGTCGTTCGCCGAGCTGCTCATCGAGCTCGCCGCGGCGGACTCGAACCTCCCCCAGATCTTCCGGGGCCACATCGCGTACGTCGAGCACGTGCTGGCCGCGGCGCCGAGCGATCGACGATCACGGTGGCTCGACCGCATCTCCGACGGCGAGCTGGTCGGCAACGCGTGGTCGGAGAACGGCGCGGCGGCGGTCGGCACGAACGCGACACGGGTGAGCCGGCGAGCAGACGGCACCTGGCGGGTGGACGGACGCAAGTTCTACACGACGGGCAGCATCTTCGCCGACTGGGTGGACGCCACCGTCGATCTGGACGGCGAGACCGTCACCGCGCTGATCCGGCGGCACCAGGACGGCGTGGAGATCTCGGACGACTGGGACGGCTTCGGACAGCCGCTGACGGGGACCGGCACGGCCGTGTTCACCGACGCGAGCGTCGACGAGGACGACGTCGAGCCGTTCACCTCGAGATTCCCGTATCAGACGGCCGTCTACCAGCTCACGCTGCTGGCGGTGCTCGCGGGGATCGCCGCCGCGATCGAACGCGACACGGTCGCGCAGGTGCGTGCGCGCACCCGCACCTACAGCCACGGGAGCGCGAACCGCGTGGCCGACGACCCGCAGGTGCTGCAGATCGTCGGAGAGCTGACGGCGACGAGTGCGACGGCACGTGCGCTCGTGCTCGATGTCGCCCGTGCCGTGCAGCATGCGGCGGACGTCCTGGGCACGTCCGAGACCGAGGATGCCGTGGCGGCAGCGGAGCTCGGCTCGTCGAGGGCGCAGATCGTGCTCACCGATCTGGTCCCTCGCGCCGCGTCCCGCCTGTTCGACACCCTCGGCGCATCCGCCGTGCGATCGGGGACGGCACTGGATCGCCACTGGCGCAACGCCCGCACGGTCGCGTCCCACAACCCGTGGATCTTCAAGGCGCGCCAACTCGGCGACCACGCGGTCAACGGACGCACCCCCGACTTCGTCTGGGCGGTCGGAGAGTCGAAGGCCGCCGTCGAGAGCGCTCTGCCGGGGTGA
- a CDS encoding DUF6882 domain-containing protein: MTFAALQPLADRAALFTALRQDALATAADALGEHRWDADMAAGTITFTANADPSRQLVTRAHLIATIAPGPRSMLWAWAHPQGDAQGIAAQLRSYGTEHGIADLTAPEVPFPADAAADEAWIAQAAHVVGGVAVELTGRSPYYSAPVGGGTRAVFLLDAPLPPLTVSDAVIALPRILSGLALTDARTSVWDLARLAGWTLTWTDEAFSGASVVDASGSATFRFDEQARISGIEGSLQAQA; encoded by the coding sequence ATGACCTTCGCCGCGCTCCAGCCCCTCGCCGACCGTGCCGCCCTGTTCACCGCGCTCCGCCAGGACGCTCTCGCCACCGCGGCAGACGCGCTGGGTGAGCACCGCTGGGACGCGGACATGGCCGCGGGCACCATCACCTTCACGGCGAACGCCGACCCCTCTCGCCAGCTCGTCACGCGGGCGCACCTGATCGCGACGATCGCCCCGGGGCCACGGTCGATGCTGTGGGCCTGGGCGCACCCGCAGGGCGATGCCCAGGGCATCGCCGCACAGCTGCGTTCCTACGGGACGGAGCACGGCATCGCCGATCTCACCGCCCCCGAGGTCCCCTTCCCGGCAGACGCGGCCGCGGACGAGGCATGGATCGCCCAGGCGGCTCACGTGGTCGGCGGGGTCGCGGTGGAGCTCACCGGCCGCTCGCCCTACTACTCCGCGCCGGTGGGCGGCGGCACCCGAGCCGTCTTCCTCCTCGACGCGCCGCTCCCGCCCCTCACGGTGTCCGACGCCGTCATCGCGCTCCCCCGCATCCTCTCGGGCCTGGCCCTCACCGACGCCCGCACGTCCGTCTGGGACCTCGCCCGCCTCGCCGGCTGGACCCTCACCTGGACGGATGAGGCGTTCTCCGGAGCCTCTGTCGTCGACGCCTCGGGCTCGGCGACGTTCCGCTTCGACGAGCAGGCGCGGATCAGCGGGATCGAGGGGTCGCTCCAGGCGCAGGCCTGA
- a CDS encoding phage holin family protein has product MKNGIVRFVSLYVFNVAVLLLIGVLLRGVSVGWNALWAAIILTLAALFVKPLLRNVFRRSAAKSAADRTKTGEKVVQYVLVYIVELIVWVLTVWLSGVRSTSFWGYVIPPLILLLGWVVYDQIDDKLHAKAGEIYDVVQARVKGGGAKPTASAPAPETPETTAARDELKDGLTPEQRRMLDELG; this is encoded by the coding sequence ATGAAGAACGGAATCGTCCGGTTCGTATCGCTCTACGTCTTCAACGTCGCGGTCCTGCTGCTCATCGGTGTGCTGCTGCGCGGAGTCTCCGTCGGGTGGAACGCGCTCTGGGCCGCCATCATCCTGACGCTCGCGGCCCTGTTCGTGAAGCCGCTGCTGCGGAACGTCTTCCGACGGTCTGCCGCGAAGTCGGCCGCGGACCGCACGAAGACGGGCGAGAAGGTCGTCCAGTACGTGCTCGTGTACATCGTCGAGCTGATCGTGTGGGTCCTCACGGTGTGGCTGAGCGGCGTGCGCTCCACGAGCTTCTGGGGCTACGTCATCCCGCCGCTGATCCTGCTGCTCGGCTGGGTCGTCTACGACCAGATCGACGACAAGCTCCACGCCAAGGCCGGAGAGATCTACGACGTCGTCCAGGCGCGCGTCAAGGGCGGCGGTGCGAAGCCCACGGCATCCGCCCCTGCCCCCGAGACGCCGGAGACGACGGCCGCCCGCGACGAGCTCAAGGACGGCCTCACTCCCGAGCAGCGTCGGATGCTCGACGAACTCGGCTGA
- a CDS encoding bifunctional methylenetetrahydrofolate dehydrogenase/methenyltetrahydrofolate cyclohydrolase, which translates to MTAVVLDGKAAAAEIRAELTERVAALKEKGVTPGIATVLVGADPASQLYVGMKHRQSEAIGMNSIQRELPADATQADVEALIDELNADPACHGYIVQLPLPKHIDTDAILERIDPAKDADGLHPTNLGRLVLNVNAPIHTPLPCTPRGVIELLLRNDYDLTGKHVVVVGRGVTIGRSIGLLLTRRDLNATVTLTHTGTVDMPRYLREADVIVAAAGVKHLIRAEDVKPGAAVLDVGVTRESDPETGKSLVFGDVHPDVAEIAGYLSPNPGGVGPMTVALLMTNVVEAAERVA; encoded by the coding sequence GTGACCGCTGTCGTCCTCGATGGCAAGGCGGCCGCTGCTGAGATCCGCGCCGAGCTGACGGAGCGGGTCGCCGCGCTGAAGGAGAAGGGCGTCACGCCCGGCATCGCGACCGTGCTCGTCGGCGCCGACCCGGCATCGCAGCTCTATGTGGGCATGAAGCACCGGCAGTCGGAGGCGATCGGGATGAACTCGATCCAGCGCGAGCTGCCCGCGGACGCCACCCAGGCCGACGTCGAGGCGCTGATCGACGAGCTCAACGCCGATCCGGCGTGCCACGGCTACATCGTGCAGCTGCCGCTGCCGAAGCACATCGACACCGACGCGATCCTCGAGCGCATCGACCCGGCGAAGGATGCCGACGGCCTGCACCCGACCAACCTCGGTCGGCTCGTGCTGAACGTGAACGCACCGATCCACACGCCGCTGCCGTGCACCCCGCGGGGCGTGATCGAGCTGCTCCTGCGCAACGACTACGACCTCACGGGCAAGCACGTGGTCGTCGTCGGACGCGGTGTCACCATCGGACGCTCGATCGGTCTGCTGCTGACGCGACGCGACCTGAACGCGACGGTCACGCTCACGCACACCGGCACCGTCGACATGCCGCGCTACCTGCGCGAGGCCGACGTCATCGTCGCGGCAGCGGGGGTCAAGCACCTCATCCGCGCCGAGGACGTCAAGCCCGGCGCGGCCGTGCTCGATGTCGGCGTCACGCGGGAGAGCGACCCGGAGACGGGCAAGAGCCTCGTCTTCGGCGACGTGCACCCCGACGTCGCTGAGATCGCCGGCTACCTGTCGCCGAACCCGGGTGGTGTCGGCCCGATGACGGTGGCCCTGCTCATGACGAACGTGGTCGAGGCGGCCGAGCGGGTCGCCTAG
- the glyA gene encoding serine hydroxymethyltransferase, whose product MTDRYFNAPLSEVDPEIAQVLDRELKRQQTFLEMIASENFVPVSVLQSQGSVLTNKYAEGYPGRRYYGGCEEVDVAESLAIERAKSLFGSEFANVQPHSGASANAAVLHAIARPGDTLLGLSLDQGGHLTHGMKINFSGRLYDIVAYGVNPETSVIDMDEVRRLAIQHKPKVIIAGWSAYPRTLDFAAFRAIADEVGALLWVDMAHFAGLVAAGLHPNPVPHAHVVSSTVHKTIGGPRSGFILTNDADIAKKINTAVFPGQQGGPLMHVIAAKATAFKLAATPEFAERQERTLRGAALIAERLSQQDVKDAGIGVRSGGTDVHLVLVDLRDAEIDGKQAEDLLHDIRITVNRNAVPNDPRPPMVTSGLRVGTPALATRGFGDAEFTEVADIIALALIPGADVEALRARVDALAAAFPLYPDLQQ is encoded by the coding sequence ATGACCGACCGTTACTTCAACGCCCCGCTTTCCGAGGTCGATCCCGAGATCGCCCAGGTACTCGACCGCGAGCTGAAGCGTCAGCAGACGTTCCTCGAGATGATCGCCTCCGAGAACTTCGTGCCTGTCTCCGTGCTGCAGTCGCAGGGCTCGGTGCTCACGAACAAGTACGCCGAGGGGTACCCGGGTCGTCGCTACTACGGCGGCTGCGAAGAGGTCGACGTCGCGGAATCGCTGGCGATCGAGCGGGCCAAGAGCCTGTTCGGCTCGGAGTTCGCCAACGTCCAGCCCCACTCGGGTGCCTCGGCGAACGCCGCCGTGCTGCACGCGATCGCCCGCCCCGGCGACACGCTGCTCGGACTGTCGCTCGACCAGGGCGGCCACCTGACGCACGGCATGAAGATCAACTTCTCCGGCCGTCTCTACGACATCGTCGCCTACGGCGTGAACCCCGAGACCTCCGTCATCGACATGGACGAGGTGCGCCGGCTCGCGATCCAGCACAAGCCGAAGGTGATCATCGCCGGCTGGTCGGCCTATCCGCGAACGCTCGACTTCGCGGCGTTCCGCGCCATCGCCGACGAGGTCGGTGCGCTCCTCTGGGTCGACATGGCGCACTTCGCCGGTCTCGTGGCCGCCGGCCTGCACCCGAACCCGGTGCCGCACGCGCACGTCGTCTCGTCGACCGTGCACAAGACCATCGGCGGTCCTCGCTCGGGCTTCATCCTCACGAACGACGCCGACATCGCGAAGAAGATCAACACCGCCGTGTTCCCGGGCCAGCAGGGCGGTCCGCTCATGCACGTGATCGCCGCCAAGGCGACCGCGTTCAAGCTCGCCGCCACTCCCGAGTTCGCCGAGCGTCAGGAGCGCACCCTGCGCGGTGCCGCTCTCATCGCGGAGCGCCTCTCGCAGCAGGACGTGAAGGATGCCGGAATCGGCGTGCGCTCCGGCGGTACCGACGTGCACCTCGTGCTCGTCGACCTGCGTGACGCCGAGATCGACGGCAAGCAGGCCGAAGACCTGCTGCACGACATCCGCATCACGGTGAACCGCAACGCGGTGCCGAACGACCCGCGCCCGCCGATGGTCACCTCGGGTCTGCGCGTCGGCACGCCGGCGCTCGCGACCCGCGGCTTCGGCGACGCGGAGTTCACCGAGGTCGCCGACATCATCGCGCTCGCGCTGATCCCCGGCGCCGACGTCGAGGCGCTCCGTGCGCGCGTGGACGCGCTCGCCGCGGCCTTCCCGCTCTACCCGGACCTGCAGCAGTGA
- a CDS encoding type II toxin-antitoxin system VapC family toxin: protein MIVLDASALVEAITDLGDRGQQVREVMMGDGDWAMPAHGPTEVANALRGLRLARLTTDAEFRGQLALLQRMELVLFPVSPLLGRVADLAMNATAYDAAYLALGELLEARVLTIDRKLATVPGAHADVHVVPVG, encoded by the coding sequence GTGATCGTTCTCGACGCTTCGGCCCTGGTCGAGGCGATCACCGACCTCGGTGATCGAGGACAGCAGGTGCGTGAGGTCATGATGGGTGATGGTGACTGGGCGATGCCCGCGCATGGTCCGACGGAGGTCGCGAACGCCCTTCGAGGGCTGCGTCTCGCCCGTCTGACGACCGATGCGGAGTTTCGTGGACAGCTTGCGCTGCTTCAGCGGATGGAGCTGGTGTTGTTTCCGGTGTCGCCGCTCCTCGGGAGAGTCGCCGACCTCGCCATGAATGCCACGGCCTACGATGCGGCGTACCTTGCGCTGGGAGAGCTGCTCGAGGCCAGGGTGCTGACGATCGACCGCAAACTCGCCACGGTCCCGGGCGCCCATGCCGACGTCCACGTGGTACCGGTCGGATGA
- a CDS encoding family 20 glycosylhydrolase — MVFTHSLPLVPAPVSATAGEGRMPITATTRVLGPSPAATQLIEAVERRSGIRLSLSDAAPADVELRVDPTVAATEGYTLSVGDGAVVVGADEAGLFYGVQTLLQLFREDESGWGFLRSEVQDAPRFGRRGVMLDVARHFFDVAEVKTFIDSTSALKFNHLHLHLSDDQGWRIHIDSWPLLTELSSATSVDGHPGGFYTKDDYREIVSYAAERHMIVIPEIDLPGHTHAIGVAYPDLVEPPVLNDGLVAESARLGQPLPVAGETYLGWGVGHSSVRIHEERTYEFVRDVVRELAELTPGPYIHVGGDESLGTPQADFDLFAERVTAIVFAEGKTPVAWHEMCSAAEIAEGTVGQYWGKTTPEGTHAEEATHFVERGGALIMSAADVAYLDMKYSEDFPLGLTWAAIIDVRSAYEWEPTAVLEIPDAAILGIEAPLWSETTRTLSDVEKLVFPRAAAQAEIAWSPKEAPDRVWSSFRERLGSLAPLWKAEGVDFHPADEIPWSER; from the coding sequence ATGGTCTTTACCCATTCCCTTCCGCTCGTGCCAGCGCCCGTGTCCGCCACCGCAGGAGAGGGACGGATGCCGATCACCGCGACGACGCGCGTGCTCGGCCCCTCCCCCGCCGCGACGCAGCTGATCGAGGCGGTCGAGCGACGCAGCGGCATCCGCCTCTCTCTCTCGGACGCGGCCCCGGCCGACGTCGAGCTCCGCGTCGACCCGACCGTGGCCGCCACCGAGGGCTACACGCTCTCCGTCGGCGACGGCGCGGTCGTCGTCGGCGCCGACGAGGCCGGCCTGTTCTACGGCGTGCAGACCCTGCTGCAGCTGTTCCGCGAGGACGAGAGCGGATGGGGCTTCCTGCGCTCCGAGGTGCAGGATGCTCCGCGGTTCGGTCGTCGCGGCGTCATGCTCGACGTCGCCCGGCACTTCTTCGACGTGGCCGAGGTGAAGACCTTCATCGACAGCACCAGTGCGCTGAAGTTCAACCACCTGCACCTGCACCTGAGCGACGACCAGGGCTGGCGCATCCACATCGACTCGTGGCCGCTCCTCACCGAGCTCTCCTCCGCCACGTCGGTCGACGGCCACCCCGGCGGCTTCTACACGAAGGACGACTACCGCGAGATCGTGTCGTACGCGGCAGAGCGCCACATGATCGTGATCCCCGAGATAGACCTGCCGGGCCACACGCATGCCATCGGCGTCGCGTACCCCGATCTCGTCGAGCCGCCGGTGCTGAACGACGGCCTCGTCGCCGAATCCGCGAGACTCGGGCAGCCGCTGCCCGTCGCCGGGGAGACGTACCTGGGCTGGGGCGTCGGCCACTCCAGCGTCCGCATCCACGAGGAGCGCACCTACGAGTTCGTCCGCGACGTCGTCCGCGAGCTCGCCGAGCTCACGCCCGGACCGTACATCCACGTCGGCGGAGACGAATCGCTCGGCACCCCGCAGGCGGACTTCGACCTGTTCGCCGAACGCGTCACCGCCATCGTCTTCGCCGAGGGCAAGACGCCGGTCGCCTGGCACGAGATGTGCTCGGCAGCCGAGATCGCCGAGGGAACGGTCGGCCAGTACTGGGGCAAGACCACACCGGAGGGCACCCACGCCGAGGAGGCGACCCACTTCGTCGAACGCGGTGGCGCGCTGATCATGTCTGCCGCCGACGTCGCCTACCTCGACATGAAGTACTCGGAGGACTTCCCCCTCGGGCTGACCTGGGCGGCGATCATCGACGTCCGCTCGGCCTATGAATGGGAGCCGACCGCGGTACTCGAGATCCCGGATGCCGCCATCCTCGGCATCGAGGCTCCGCTCTGGTCCGAGACCACGCGCACGCTGAGCGACGTCGAGAAGCTCGTCTTCCCGCGCGCCGCCGCGCAGGCGGAGATCGCATGGTCGCCGAAGGAGGCGCCCGACCGCGTCTGGTCGTCGTTCCGCGAGCGGCTCGGCTCCCTCGCCCCGCTGTGGAAGGCTGAGGGAGTCGATTTCCACCCCGCCGACGAGATCCCCTGGAGCGAACGTTGA
- the nagA gene encoding N-acetylglucosamine-6-phosphate deacetylase has product MSIHSSATGSLVIHSARIVDRGEIVEDGWVRFADGEIVGRGTGTTWEPADETIDAAELAGPGAVLTPGFVDIHGHGGAGAAFDDGVEAIRTGRALHRAHGTTRAVISLVTAPLDDLARSVATIADLMETDADILGIHLEGPFLDPAHHGAHEPSLLRAPAADDVARLLEAGRGTVRQVTIAPELPGGLDAIRQIVAAGSAAAVGHTSADATMAVAAFEAGASILTHAFNAMPGIHHRAPGPVLAAAADHRVILEAIADNVHLDPHVIKLIFDSAPGRVALITDAMAAAGSADGHYDLGAVSVTVENGVARADDTGSIAGSTLTQDVALRQAVDAGAVLPEAVRALTETPARAIGRDAVLGSLRAGMTADAVLLDAELRVARVWVGPRLR; this is encoded by the coding sequence TTGAGCATCCACTCCTCCGCGACCGGCTCGCTGGTCATCCATTCCGCCCGCATCGTCGACCGCGGCGAGATCGTCGAAGACGGCTGGGTCCGCTTCGCGGACGGCGAGATCGTCGGACGCGGGACGGGGACGACCTGGGAACCCGCGGATGAGACGATCGACGCCGCCGAGCTCGCCGGCCCCGGCGCCGTGCTCACCCCCGGTTTCGTCGACATCCACGGGCACGGCGGAGCCGGAGCCGCGTTCGACGACGGCGTGGAGGCCATCCGTACCGGGCGCGCCCTGCATCGCGCTCACGGTACGACCCGCGCGGTGATCTCGCTCGTGACGGCACCCCTGGACGATCTCGCCCGCAGCGTCGCGACGATCGCCGACCTCATGGAGACGGATGCCGACATCCTCGGCATCCACCTGGAGGGTCCCTTCCTCGATCCCGCCCACCACGGCGCCCACGAGCCCTCGCTCCTCAGGGCACCGGCGGCCGATGATGTCGCCCGCCTCCTCGAAGCCGGGCGCGGCACCGTCCGTCAGGTGACGATCGCCCCGGAACTGCCGGGCGGACTCGACGCGATCCGACAGATCGTCGCCGCAGGCTCGGCAGCGGCGGTCGGGCACACGAGCGCGGATGCGACGATGGCGGTCGCCGCCTTCGAAGCGGGCGCATCGATCCTCACGCATGCGTTCAACGCGATGCCGGGCATCCACCACCGCGCACCCGGTCCCGTGCTAGCCGCCGCGGCGGATCACCGCGTGATCCTCGAGGCGATCGCCGACAACGTGCACCTCGATCCTCACGTGATCAAGCTGATCTTCGACTCCGCTCCGGGACGCGTGGCACTGATCACCGACGCGATGGCCGCCGCCGGCAGCGCCGACGGCCATTACGACCTCGGCGCCGTGAGCGTCACGGTCGAGAACGGCGTGGCCCGCGCCGACGACACCGGCTCGATCGCGGGCTCGACCCTGACGCAGGACGTGGCGCTGCGCCAAGCGGTCGATGCGGGTGCCGTGCTGCCGGAGGCCGTTCGAGCACTCACCGAGACGCCGGCGCGGGCGATCGGCCGCGACGCCGTGCTCGGCAGCCTCCGCGCCGGCATGACCGCGGATGCGGTGCTGCTGGATGCAGAACTGCGCGTCGCGCGTGTCTGGGTGGGACCGCGGCTCCGCTGA